Proteins from a genomic interval of Kitasatospora herbaricolor:
- a CDS encoding DUF2469 domain-containing protein: MSAEDLEKYETEMELKLYREYRDVVGLFKYVIETERRFYLTNDYELQVHSLQGEVFFEVSMADAWVWDMYRPARFVRKVRVLTFKDVNIEELAKSDLELPSDESGFGN, from the coding sequence ATGAGTGCCGAGGATCTCGAAAAGTACGAGACCGAGATGGAGCTCAAGCTCTACCGGGAGTACCGGGACGTTGTCGGCCTGTTCAAGTACGTGATCGAGACCGAGCGGCGTTTCTATCTCACGAACGACTACGAGCTGCAGGTCCACTCGCTCCAGGGCGAGGTCTTCTTCGAGGTGTCGATGGCCGATGCCTGGGTCTGGGACATGTACCGGCCTGCCCGGTTCGTCCGCAAGGTCAGGGTGCTGACGTTCAAGGACGTCAACATCGAGGAGCTGGCGAAGAGCGATCTGGAGCTGCCCTCCGACGAATCGGGCTTCGGCAACTGA
- the proS gene encoding proline--tRNA ligase, protein MAKAPVLTPQADDFPRWYQDLINKAELADNGPVRGTMVIRPYGYGLWERMQQEMDARIKKAGAQNAYFPMFIPQSYLTKEAEHVEGFAPELAVVTHGGGKELEEPVVVRPTSETIINEYFSKWVQSHRDLPLLINQWANVVRWELRPRVFLRTTEFLWQEGHTAHATYEDARAYASRIHTEVYADFMINVLGIDVVLGRKTARERFAGAINTLTLEGMMGDGKALQMGTSHELGQNFAKAFNTTYQLQGAEREHVWQTSWGVSTRMVGGLIMSHGDDNGLRVPPRLAATQVVVLAIKGDDAVLAKVREIGAQLGAAGIRVLVDDRTDTPFGRRAVDWELKGVPVRIEVGPRDLEGGTAMLARRIPGGKEPVAIDALASLLPGILEEDQALLLRQSRERREARTVDVSTIDEAVEAAATGWGRISWAELGPEGEAKLAEQGVSVRCIVAADGSVPLADDQEGNIAIVARAY, encoded by the coding sequence ATGGCAAAGGCACCCGTTCTCACCCCCCAGGCGGACGACTTCCCGCGCTGGTACCAGGACCTCATCAACAAGGCCGAGCTGGCCGACAACGGTCCGGTGCGCGGCACCATGGTCATCCGACCGTACGGCTACGGCCTGTGGGAGCGGATGCAGCAGGAGATGGACGCCCGCATCAAGAAGGCAGGCGCCCAGAACGCCTACTTCCCGATGTTCATCCCGCAGTCCTACCTGACCAAGGAAGCCGAGCACGTCGAGGGCTTCGCACCCGAGCTCGCGGTGGTCACCCACGGCGGCGGCAAGGAACTGGAGGAGCCGGTCGTCGTCCGGCCCACCTCCGAGACCATCATCAACGAGTACTTCTCCAAGTGGGTGCAGAGCCACCGCGACCTGCCCCTGCTGATCAACCAGTGGGCCAACGTGGTCCGCTGGGAGCTGCGTCCGCGCGTCTTCCTGCGCACCACCGAGTTCCTCTGGCAGGAGGGCCACACGGCCCACGCGACCTACGAGGACGCCCGCGCGTACGCCTCGCGCATCCACACCGAGGTCTACGCCGACTTCATGATCAACGTGCTCGGCATCGACGTGGTGCTCGGTCGCAAGACCGCGCGTGAGCGGTTCGCCGGCGCCATCAACACCCTCACCCTCGAGGGGATGATGGGCGACGGCAAGGCGCTGCAGATGGGCACCAGCCACGAGCTGGGCCAGAACTTCGCCAAGGCGTTCAACACCACGTACCAGCTCCAGGGCGCCGAGCGCGAGCACGTCTGGCAGACCTCGTGGGGCGTCTCGACCCGCATGGTCGGCGGCCTGATCATGTCGCACGGCGACGACAACGGCCTGCGCGTCCCGCCGCGTCTGGCGGCCACCCAGGTCGTCGTGCTGGCGATCAAGGGCGACGACGCCGTGTTGGCCAAGGTCCGCGAGATCGGCGCCCAGCTGGGGGCCGCCGGCATCCGGGTCCTGGTCGACGACCGCACCGACACCCCGTTCGGCCGACGCGCCGTGGACTGGGAGCTCAAGGGCGTACCGGTGCGCATCGAGGTCGGCCCGCGCGACCTGGAGGGCGGCACCGCGATGCTGGCCCGCCGGATCCCCGGCGGCAAGGAGCCGGTCGCCATCGACGCCCTGGCGTCGCTGCTGCCGGGCATCCTGGAGGAGGACCAGGCGCTGCTGCTGCGCCAGTCCCGCGAGCGCCGTGAGGCCCGTACGGTCGACGTCTCGACCATCGACGAGGCCGTCGAGGCCGCCGCCACCGGCTGGGGCCGGATCTCCTGGGCCGAGCTGGGCCCGGAGGGCGAGGCCAAGCTGGCCGAGCAGGGCGTCTCGGTTCGCTGCATCGTCGCGGCCGACGGTTCGGTGCCGTTGGCGGACGACCAGGAAGGCAATATCGCGATCGTCGCGCGAGCCTACTGA
- the trmD gene encoding tRNA (guanosine(37)-N1)-methyltransferase TrmD: MRIDVVTIFPEYLEPLNVSLVGKARARGQLDVHVHDLRGWTTDVHRTVDDTPYGGGPGMVMKPEPWAAALDAVVGQGPEGAVPTLVVPTPSGRPFTQELAQELAARPWLAFAPARYEGIDRRVIEEAATRMPVVEASIGDYVLAGGEVAVLVMVEAVARLLPGVLGNAESHRDDSFAPGAMADLLEGPVYTKPAEWRGRVVPDVLLSGNHGKIARWRREQAFARTLANRPDLVARWQNGAFDKKDREALSILGLAWDERLGRFRSLVEDVEE, translated from the coding sequence ATGCGGATCGACGTCGTCACGATCTTCCCCGAGTACCTCGAACCGCTGAACGTCTCGCTGGTCGGCAAGGCGCGCGCCCGCGGTCAGCTGGACGTGCACGTGCACGACCTGCGCGGCTGGACCACCGATGTGCATCGCACCGTGGACGACACCCCGTACGGCGGCGGTCCCGGCATGGTGATGAAGCCCGAGCCCTGGGCGGCCGCCCTGGACGCCGTGGTGGGCCAGGGACCGGAGGGTGCGGTGCCGACCCTGGTCGTCCCCACGCCCAGCGGGCGCCCCTTCACCCAGGAGTTGGCCCAGGAACTCGCGGCCCGGCCCTGGCTGGCCTTCGCCCCTGCGCGCTACGAGGGCATCGACCGCCGGGTGATCGAGGAAGCGGCCACCCGGATGCCGGTCGTGGAGGCCTCGATCGGTGACTACGTGCTCGCCGGCGGCGAGGTGGCCGTGCTGGTGATGGTGGAAGCCGTCGCCCGGCTGCTCCCCGGAGTCCTCGGCAATGCCGAGTCCCACCGGGACGACTCCTTCGCCCCCGGTGCGATGGCGGACCTCCTGGAGGGCCCCGTCTACACCAAGCCGGCCGAGTGGCGGGGCCGGGTCGTGCCGGACGTGCTGCTCAGCGGCAACCACGGCAAGATCGCCCGATGGCGGCGTGAGCAGGCCTTCGCCCGGACCCTGGCGAACCGGCCCGACCTGGTCGCCCGCTGGCAGAACGGGGCCTTCGACAAGAAGGACCGGGAGGCTCTCAGCATCCTGGGGCTGGCCTGGGACGAGCGGCTCGGCCGATTTCGGTCCCTGGTCGAAGATGTGGAAGAATAG
- the lepB gene encoding signal peptidase I has product MSTTPGIPGGTGTGAGAVVADLEPGAGPASAGAPDDEADEEAEDGGRWARDLLLLAGICLLTLLLVNAFVARPFAVPSGSMENTLMPGDRLVANKLAYAFGGHVRRGDVVVFDGTGSFLPESAAPGGVGGALRALGQDLGLAPAGDTVYVKRVIGVGGDRITSPGPDGPLTVNGVPLDESSYLRLGDAPSRVAFDIVVPAGKLWVMGDHRNASRDSRDHLGEPGGGFVPEDKVIGRADWVVFPVGHWTSLDRPAPFAALGGTGGHGDQG; this is encoded by the coding sequence GTGAGTACCACCCCGGGGATCCCGGGCGGTACTGGTACCGGTGCCGGCGCGGTGGTGGCGGACCTGGAGCCTGGGGCGGGCCCGGCCTCGGCCGGAGCCCCTGACGACGAGGCCGATGAAGAGGCCGAGGACGGCGGCCGATGGGCCCGGGACCTCCTCCTCCTGGCAGGCATCTGCCTGTTGACGCTGCTGCTCGTGAACGCCTTCGTGGCGCGGCCGTTCGCCGTCCCCTCGGGGTCGATGGAGAACACCCTGATGCCGGGCGACCGGCTGGTGGCCAACAAACTCGCCTATGCCTTCGGCGGGCACGTCCGCCGCGGAGACGTCGTGGTGTTCGACGGCACGGGCTCCTTTCTTCCCGAATCCGCCGCCCCGGGCGGAGTCGGCGGTGCCCTGCGCGCCCTCGGTCAGGACTTGGGCCTCGCACCCGCCGGTGACACCGTCTACGTCAAGCGCGTGATCGGTGTCGGGGGTGACAGGATCACCAGCCCTGGACCGGACGGCCCGCTGACGGTCAACGGTGTGCCGCTCGACGAGTCGTCCTACCTCCGCCTCGGCGACGCCCCGTCGAGGGTGGCCTTCGACATCGTGGTGCCGGCCGGGAAACTGTGGGTGATGGGTGACCACCGCAACGCCTCCCGTGATTCCCGCGACCACCTCGGCGAACCCGGTGGCGGCTTCGTGCCCGAGGACAAGGTGATCGGAAGGGCCGACTGGGTCGTCTTCCCGGTCGGACACTGGACCAGCCTGGACCGGCCGGCGCCGTTCGCCGCGCTAGGGGGGACAGGTGGCCATGGGGACCAGGGGTAA
- a CDS encoding GNAT family N-acetyltransferase produces MTEAVPDDGGVRVTIRAPRPADVEQYAEAVRRSAEHIGRWNPVEPDGLPELLGRQGSGLRTFLIVDEETGGLVGKCNVANIVMGRFCNGALGYDSYRPFAGTGRMTEGMRLVVDRCFADQSTGGLGLHRLEINVQPENERSIAMARRLGFRHEGFTPRMLYLGGSWRDHERFAMTAEEWPGLTR; encoded by the coding sequence ATGACCGAGGCCGTGCCCGATGATGGTGGGGTGCGAGTGACGATCCGGGCGCCGAGGCCCGCAGACGTGGAGCAGTACGCCGAGGCCGTCAGGCGGTCCGCCGAGCACATCGGCCGGTGGAACCCGGTGGAACCGGACGGACTGCCCGAGCTGCTCGGGCGCCAGGGCTCCGGCCTGCGGACCTTCCTGATCGTGGACGAGGAGACCGGCGGGCTGGTCGGCAAGTGCAACGTCGCGAACATCGTGATGGGCCGCTTCTGCAACGGCGCCCTCGGCTACGACTCGTACCGGCCCTTCGCCGGCACCGGACGGATGACCGAGGGCATGCGGCTGGTGGTGGACCGCTGCTTCGCCGACCAGTCCACCGGCGGCCTGGGCCTGCACCGGCTGGAGATCAACGTGCAGCCGGAGAACGAGCGCTCCATCGCGATGGCCCGTCGGCTGGGCTTCCGGCACGAGGGCTTCACCCCCCGGATGCTCTACCTCGGCGGTTCCTGGCGGGACCACGAGCGGTTCGCCATGACGGCCGAGGAGTGGCCGGGGCTGACCCGCTGA
- a CDS encoding class I SAM-dependent methyltransferase, whose protein sequence is MLVPLYEAVYDRLEVGPATSVLGLGCRSGLALLLASGRGAQVAGQEPHAELRQLAQDRRLRVGAAGRTGPASGDVPRTAYSLVTVFEQLPGAAEPGRLVAEAAGLTLAGGHVVLAAWGPPERCESAAVLDVARRRAGRTTARDPFALSSPGGLEDLLTGAGLRPAGSGRVSCPFAYADLDSAVRGLLSTGLYDAAVEFSGGSLVAKELEEALHPYLLPGGAVRMANVFRYVVAERIR, encoded by the coding sequence ATGCTGGTACCGCTCTACGAGGCGGTCTACGACCGGCTGGAGGTCGGGCCGGCGACCAGCGTCCTCGGCCTCGGATGCCGGTCGGGGCTGGCGCTTCTGCTCGCCTCCGGGCGGGGTGCGCAGGTGGCCGGCCAGGAGCCGCACGCCGAGCTGCGGCAGCTCGCCCAGGACCGTCGGCTCCGGGTCGGCGCGGCCGGCCGGACGGGTCCGGCGAGCGGCGACGTCCCCCGCACGGCCTACTCGCTGGTCACGGTTTTCGAGCAGCTCCCCGGGGCCGCCGAACCGGGCCGGCTGGTCGCCGAGGCGGCCGGTCTGACGCTCGCCGGCGGCCATGTGGTGCTGGCGGCCTGGGGGCCGCCGGAGCGCTGCGAGAGCGCTGCCGTCCTGGACGTGGCGCGCCGCCGGGCCGGGCGCACCACCGCGCGGGACCCGTTCGCGCTCAGCTCCCCCGGCGGCCTGGAGGACCTCCTCACCGGGGCCGGACTGCGGCCGGCCGGCAGCGGCCGGGTGAGCTGCCCGTTCGCGTACGCGGACCTGGACAGCGCCGTCCGCGGGCTGCTCTCCACCGGCCTGTACGACGCGGCGGTGGAGTTCTCCGGCGGCTCGCTGGTGGCGAAGGAGCTGGAGGAGGCGCTGCACCCGTACCTGCTGCCCGGCGGCGCGGTGCGGATGGCCAACGTCTTCCGGTACGTGGTCGCGGAGCGGATCCGCTGA
- the lepB gene encoding signal peptidase I — protein sequence MGDLVIGARSGAGEPEGAGGRTARSAESAEPSGSVEDTAAQSAENQSGGTDDVPAAAEDEEGSAETPSGERRPRSFWKELPILIGIALILALVIKTFFVQAFSIPSESMQNTLQVGDRVLVDKLTPWFGAEPERGEVVVFHDPGGWLNDEPAQQSNNSFVRGLQDVLSFVGLMPSANEKDLIKRVIAVGGDTVECEGEGPVKVNGIALDEPYIFPGNTPCGTKQFGPVHVPEGRIWVMGDHRADSLDSRYHMDQPGGGTVPVGDVVGRAFVVAWPLDRWATLPVPATFDQKGLAAAEPFVPPAAGTLGAVGLLPLVRRVRRRFDS from the coding sequence GTGGGGGATTTGGTGATCGGCGCCCGTTCAGGCGCCGGAGAGCCCGAGGGCGCCGGCGGCCGGACGGCCCGGTCGGCCGAGTCCGCAGAGCCTTCGGGCTCTGTCGAGGACACCGCGGCACAGTCGGCGGAGAACCAGAGCGGAGGCACGGACGACGTTCCGGCCGCCGCCGAGGACGAGGAGGGTTCGGCGGAGACGCCGAGCGGGGAGCGCAGGCCGCGATCCTTCTGGAAGGAACTGCCGATCCTGATCGGGATCGCGCTGATCCTGGCGCTTGTGATCAAGACGTTCTTCGTCCAGGCGTTCTCCATCCCGTCCGAGTCGATGCAGAACACTCTGCAGGTCGGTGACCGCGTGCTGGTCGACAAGCTGACGCCGTGGTTCGGGGCCGAACCCGAGCGCGGCGAGGTCGTGGTCTTCCACGACCCGGGCGGCTGGCTGAACGACGAGCCCGCCCAGCAGAGCAACAACTCCTTCGTGAGGGGTCTCCAGGATGTCCTGAGCTTCGTCGGCCTGATGCCGTCGGCGAATGAGAAGGACCTCATCAAGCGGGTCATCGCGGTCGGTGGTGACACCGTCGAGTGCGAGGGCGAGGGGCCGGTCAAGGTCAACGGGATCGCGCTCGACGAGCCCTACATCTTCCCGGGGAACACGCCGTGCGGCACCAAGCAGTTCGGTCCCGTCCACGTGCCCGAGGGTCGGATCTGGGTGATGGGCGACCACCGGGCCGACTCGCTGGACTCCCGGTACCACATGGACCAGCCCGGCGGCGGCACCGTGCCCGTGGGTGACGTGGTCGGCCGTGCCTTCGTTGTCGCCTGGCCGCTCGACCGCTGGGCGACGCTCCCGGTGCCGGCGACCTTCGACCAGAAGGGCCTGGCGGCGGCCGAGCCGTTCGTCCCGCCGGCGGCCGGAACGCTCGGCGCGGTGGGCCTCCTGCCGCTGGTCCGCAGGGTGAGGCGCCGGTTCGACTCCTGA
- a CDS encoding RNA-binding protein — protein MIEDALDHLVKGIVEHPDEVQVRSRNLRRGNTIEVRVHPDDLGKVIGRGGRTARALRTVVGALGGRNVRVDLVDVDSIR, from the coding sequence GTGATCGAGGACGCCCTCGATCACCTGGTGAAGGGCATCGTCGAGCACCCCGACGAGGTACAGGTGCGTTCGCGCAACCTGCGTCGGGGCAACACCATCGAGGTGCGGGTGCACCCTGATGACCTCGGCAAGGTGATCGGCCGTGGCGGCCGGACCGCGCGCGCTCTGCGCACCGTGGTCGGCGCGCTCGGCGGTCGCAACGTCCGGGTCGACCTGGTCGACGTGGACAGCATTCGCTGA
- the rimM gene encoding ribosome maturation factor RimM (Essential for efficient processing of 16S rRNA): protein MQLVVGKIGRAHGIKGDVSVEVRTDEPELRLGPGAVVLTDPASAGPLTVESGKVHSGRLLLRFAGVNDRNAAEALRGTVLISEVDPEERPDDPEEFYDHQLIGLDVVLLDGTPVGELTEVVHLPYQDLLTVTKADGTEVLVPFVTRIVPTIDLENQRAVIDPPPGLIDTAEAEVVRGESDGAEDGTDDGTGAGDQGDEGDA, encoded by the coding sequence GTGCAGCTCGTCGTCGGCAAGATCGGCCGCGCCCACGGCATCAAGGGGGACGTCAGCGTCGAGGTCCGTACCGACGAGCCGGAGCTCCGGCTCGGCCCGGGGGCCGTGGTGCTGACCGACCCGGCGTCGGCGGGCCCGCTGACCGTCGAATCCGGCAAGGTGCACAGTGGCCGGCTGCTGCTGCGCTTCGCGGGCGTCAACGACCGCAACGCGGCCGAGGCCCTGCGCGGGACGGTCCTGATCTCCGAGGTCGACCCGGAGGAGCGTCCGGACGACCCGGAGGAGTTCTACGACCATCAGCTGATCGGCCTGGACGTCGTCCTGCTGGACGGCACGCCGGTCGGCGAGCTCACCGAGGTCGTCCACCTGCCCTACCAGGACCTGCTCACCGTCACCAAGGCCGACGGCACGGAAGTGCTGGTGCCCTTCGTCACCAGGATCGTGCCGACCATCGACCTGGAGAACCAGCGGGCCGTCATCGACCCGCCGCCCGGTCTGATCGACACGGCGGAGGCCGAGGTCGTGCGTGGCGAGTCCGACGGCGCCGAGGACGGGACCGACGACGGGACCGGTGCCGGTGACCAGGGCGACGAGGGCGACGCATGA
- the lepB gene encoding signal peptidase I encodes MALLVALVMKTFLVQVFVIPSGSMEQTIQIGDRVLVDKLTPWFGSEPARGDVVVFKDPGGWLEGDHKPSTDGPVMRGVKSVFTYVGLLPSENEQDLIKRVIGVGGDTVECCDDQGRVSVNGTPIDEPYLAADNPPSRQPFKVEVPQGRLWVMGDHRDVSADSRFHMGNPGQGTIPLSGVVGRAFVIAWPLQRFHQLEEPASLSSLPRATAAPGDVPYSVGSRPLPSEPPLVMGVLGFLPLIVRRRPVTSG; translated from the coding sequence GTGGCGCTGCTGGTGGCGCTGGTCATGAAGACCTTCCTGGTCCAGGTCTTCGTGATTCCGTCCGGCTCGATGGAGCAGACCATCCAGATCGGCGACCGAGTGCTGGTGGACAAGCTCACGCCGTGGTTCGGCAGCGAGCCGGCACGTGGCGATGTGGTTGTCTTCAAGGATCCCGGCGGGTGGCTGGAAGGCGATCACAAGCCTTCCACGGACGGGCCGGTCATGCGGGGGGTCAAGTCGGTCTTCACCTATGTCGGCCTGCTGCCCTCGGAGAACGAGCAGGACCTGATCAAGCGGGTGATCGGGGTCGGCGGTGACACCGTCGAGTGTTGTGACGACCAGGGACGGGTCAGCGTCAACGGCACGCCGATCGACGAGCCGTACCTCGCGGCGGACAATCCGCCGTCCCGGCAGCCCTTCAAGGTGGAGGTGCCGCAGGGGCGGTTGTGGGTGATGGGGGACCACCGGGACGTCTCCGCCGACTCGCGCTTCCACATGGGCAACCCGGGTCAGGGCACCATCCCGTTGTCGGGAGTGGTGGGCAGGGCCTTCGTGATCGCCTGGCCGCTGCAGCGCTTTCATCAACTGGAGGAGCCCGCTTCACTCTCCTCGTTGCCGCGGGCCACGGCGGCGCCCGGGGATGTCCCGTACTCGGTGGGTTCGAGGCCGCTTCCGTCGGAACCTCCGCTCGTTATGGGTGTGTTGGGCTTCCTTCCGCTCATCGTCCGTCGCCGCCCGGTGACATCGGGTTAG
- the rpsP gene encoding 30S ribosomal protein S16 yields the protein MAVKIKLKRLGKIRAPHYRIVVADARTKRDGRAIEEIGIYQPTYDPSKIEVDSDRAQYWLSVGAQPTEPVLAILKLTGDWQKFKGLPAPAPLKVAEPKVEDFSHLFAKAVAGFEDSTTGVAITPKAKKSDKAEAEADAASTEA from the coding sequence GTGGCAGTCAAGATCAAGCTCAAGCGTCTCGGCAAGATTCGCGCCCCGCACTACCGCATCGTCGTCGCCGACGCCCGCACCAAGCGTGACGGTCGCGCGATCGAGGAGATCGGCATCTACCAGCCGACCTACGACCCCTCGAAGATCGAGGTCGACAGCGACCGCGCCCAGTACTGGCTGTCCGTCGGCGCCCAGCCGACCGAGCCCGTGCTCGCCATCCTCAAGCTGACCGGCGACTGGCAGAAGTTCAAGGGCCTGCCGGCCCCGGCGCCGCTCAAGGTCGCCGAGCCCAAGGTCGAGGACTTCTCGCACCTCTTCGCGAAGGCCGTCGCCGGCTTCGAGGACAGCACCACCGGTGTTGCCATCACCCCGAAGGCCAAGAAGTCGGACAAGGCCGAGGCTGAGGCCGACGCCGCTTCCACCGAGGCCTGA
- a CDS encoding YraN family protein: MQDTQQSTTERTQRTKPPARKSTTRSEGGRPRRATAAGARKPGTGRAGPPSQNEEQGAARDARGSVTARRPAEHGAGTGRSTNNGLGRYGEQVAARRLVADGLRILERNWRCAEGELDIVALDGETLAVCEVKTRSERSFQQPTEAIDAVKADRLRRLAERWLAERWPVHFAALAEGVNAPGQGPSCTTAAGASGAGTRPFGVGASGTGSPGQEEPRAGSDAVGRATERDAGTSWPTPPPPGGVRIDLVAVINRIKGAATVEHLRGVV, from the coding sequence GTGCAGGACACCCAGCAGAGCACGACCGAGCGCACACAGCGGACCAAGCCGCCCGCACGGAAGAGCACGACACGGAGCGAGGGCGGCCGGCCGCGTCGGGCGACCGCGGCCGGCGCACGAAAGCCCGGCACCGGCAGGGCCGGGCCACCGTCGCAGAACGAGGAGCAGGGCGCGGCGCGCGATGCCCGCGGGTCGGTCACCGCCCGCCGGCCGGCCGAGCACGGCGCAGGCACCGGCCGTAGCACCAACAACGGGCTGGGCCGCTACGGTGAGCAGGTCGCGGCCCGCCGGCTGGTCGCGGACGGGCTGCGCATCCTCGAACGGAACTGGCGCTGCGCCGAGGGCGAGCTGGACATCGTCGCGCTGGACGGCGAGACCCTGGCCGTCTGCGAGGTGAAGACCCGCTCCGAGCGGAGCTTCCAGCAGCCCACCGAAGCCATCGACGCGGTCAAGGCCGACCGATTGCGGAGGCTGGCTGAACGGTGGCTGGCCGAGCGTTGGCCCGTCCACTTCGCCGCCCTGGCCGAGGGCGTGAATGCTCCCGGCCAAGGCCCCTCGTGCACCACGGCCGCCGGAGCGTCCGGGGCCGGTACGCGCCCGTTCGGCGTCGGTGCTTCCGGTACGGGATCGCCGGGCCAGGAGGAGCCCCGGGCGGGCAGTGATGCGGTGGGGCGAGCAACAGAACGGGACGCCGGCACGTCGTGGCCGACCCCGCCACCGCCCGGCGGCGTACGGATCGACCTGGTGGCCGTGATCAACCGGATCAAGGGCGCTGCCACGGTCGAACACCTCCGCGGGGTGGTCTGA
- a CDS encoding NUDIX hydrolase, which translates to MATERRRAARVLLLDDQGRALLFRGFDPAVPEVTWWVTPGGGLEPGEGPREAALRELAEETGLRDVALGPLVAHGTVAFSFRGQRFEQDQCFFLARTSCTAVDSSGSGAEEHALLLESRWWTVTELRDTAETVYPVGLAGFLERLLADGPPVTPVRL; encoded by the coding sequence ATGGCGACGGAACGGCGCAGGGCTGCGCGCGTCCTGTTGCTCGACGACCAGGGCCGGGCGCTCCTCTTCCGCGGGTTCGACCCGGCCGTCCCCGAGGTGACCTGGTGGGTCACCCCGGGCGGCGGGCTGGAACCGGGAGAGGGGCCGCGTGAGGCCGCTCTGCGGGAACTGGCCGAGGAGACGGGGCTGCGCGATGTCGCACTGGGCCCGCTGGTGGCGCACGGCACGGTGGCTTTCTCCTTCCGAGGACAGCGTTTCGAGCAGGACCAGTGCTTCTTTCTGGCCCGTACCTCCTGCACGGCGGTCGACTCCTCGGGCTCCGGGGCGGAGGAGCACGCCCTCTTGCTGGAGTCACGCTGGTGGACGGTGACCGAGCTGCGGGACACGGCGGAGACCGTCTACCCGGTCGGACTGGCGGGGTTCCTGGAGCGCCTGCTGGCGGATGGGCCGCCAGTCACTCCAGTACGGCTCTGA
- the lepB gene encoding signal peptidase I codes for MAIALGLVLMLGGFGLIAVDYTPYRIPTASMSPTLQIGDTVLARKGGGAVGRGDVVVFRDTLWGGAVMVKRVVAVGGDTVACCDSGNRLTVNGKAVDEPYVDEQQLQGAAFSVEVPAGRLFLMGDNRLGSLDSRTHLDVAGGTVPAADVVARVEATVLPLGRAGMLGRTVAFDVVGGPGTSGPGPLEPAAYATVAGAALIVVTSAAGALVGLVRRIRRRAAA; via the coding sequence GTGGCCATCGCCCTGGGGCTCGTCCTGATGCTCGGAGGATTCGGGCTGATAGCCGTGGACTACACCCCGTACCGGATCCCCACCGCCTCGATGTCGCCGACGCTGCAGATCGGTGACACCGTCCTGGCCCGCAAGGGTGGTGGTGCGGTCGGCCGTGGTGATGTCGTGGTGTTCCGTGACACGCTCTGGGGCGGTGCGGTCATGGTCAAGCGGGTGGTCGCGGTCGGTGGGGACACGGTGGCCTGCTGCGACAGCGGCAACCGGCTGACGGTGAACGGCAAGGCGGTCGACGAACCGTACGTCGACGAGCAGCAGCTGCAGGGAGCGGCCTTCAGCGTCGAGGTACCGGCGGGGAGGCTCTTCCTGATGGGGGACAACCGCCTCGGTTCGCTCGACTCCCGGACGCACCTGGACGTGGCCGGCGGTACCGTCCCCGCGGCCGATGTGGTCGCCAGGGTCGAGGCGACCGTCCTGCCTCTGGGCAGGGCGGGGATGCTCGGGCGTACGGTGGCCTTCGACGTGGTCGGTGGGCCGGGAACGAGCGGGCCGGGTCCGCTGGAACCGGCGGCCTACGCCACCGTGGCCGGCGCCGCGCTGATCGTGGTGACCTCGGCCGCCGGCGCGCTGGTCGGCCTGGTGCGCAGGATCCGGCGGAGGGCTGCGGCCTGA
- the rplS gene encoding 50S ribosomal protein L19 produces MSNKLAAVDAASLRTDIPAFRAGDTLKVHVRVIEGNRSRVQIFQGVVIRRHGSGIGETFTVRKVSFNVGVERTFPVHTPVVEKIEVVTRGAVRRAKLYYLRDLRGKAAKIKEKRDR; encoded by the coding sequence ATGAGCAACAAGCTCGCTGCTGTCGACGCGGCATCGCTGCGTACCGACATCCCCGCGTTCCGCGCCGGTGACACCCTGAAGGTTCACGTCCGGGTCATCGAGGGCAACCGCTCTCGTGTCCAGATCTTCCAGGGCGTCGTCATCCGTCGTCACGGCTCCGGCATCGGTGAGACCTTCACCGTCCGCAAGGTGAGCTTCAACGTCGGCGTGGAGCGCACCTTCCCGGTGCACACCCCGGTCGTCGAGAAGATCGAGGTCGTCACCCGCGGTGCGGTTCGCCGCGCCAAGCTGTACTACCTGCGTGACCTCCGTGGCAAGGCCGCGAAGATCAAGGAGAAGCGCGACCGCTGA